The genomic DNA TGTGAATGTTGAACTGAGACATATACACTCTTATATCAATGGGTGACCTAACTGTTAAAAACACCTTTATCATAAACTACAGCCCCTAAAATGACTAAATCCATACCCCTCTTAAATATGTAATGTGTAACTtttgtacagtactgtgtaaaACCTTTAGGCCACCATAGCACAACCCTTAAAACCTAGAGTGGAACCCAAATTACTGGTATCAGTTACTATGCTTTAGTATTACACACACAGGCTGTATGGACTCCTTAACAGCTAATTGCTAATACATAGAACTTTCAGTCATATATTTTTAGTCTCTATTAGTATGTGTTTATTAGTTGTATGGCTTAGTTGTATTTGTCTTTCCAGTTGCTGGCTTATGTGGCTACGTGGCTGGGAAGATGTCATATATGAAGACATGCCAGGAGAAATTCAAGAGGTTGGAGAACTCCCCTCTGGGAGAAGTTCTCAGACAGAGGACTGGACCACCTCAACAATAGTGAGcatcacatacacttttttattttttatttttatttttaaactgcatGTATGTATTTAACTTCCACCCATTtacaagttttttgtttttatccataGTTCCAAAGGTCCTCAGTCAGAGATGAGTGACCCAGACACTGAGTCATTTGACCCCATGTTTCAGTCAGCAGAGGCACCCAGTCAGATGTCTGGCTTCACCAGAGACAATGAATATGGCTTCAGTCAAGAGCCACCTGTGCAAACGAGCAAAGCAGATGACTTCAGTGCTCCAGGTACCCCTGACAGCCCTTGTTTGAACTGTGATAAACTGTGCAATAATGGTCATACATTCTACCAGtggtgattgctctaagacagcaagggaaacTCCCCTCCCTTTAATCTTTTGATTAGAATATGTCAAATAGTtcattcagaatcagctgtttatcacagatgacagatggtcttacgtgattttcatattcctgtagcagcctctgcattaaaaccaattgaagctcagcttcaattgTTCAACATGGGATGgcacagaataggtttttttcACTGCGGTAAGCTTAATGCTGATTGGACAAAGTGGCAAAAAtttcacttccagggaagctcagcttctcacAGAGTCAATGGAGCAATGATCTGCATGAtcattggaggaactgtctaaAAGgcagaaccagtttttgattgacagtgttgcagaaacatacatgaCAGTGGAGCCTGTTCTGCCTCAGGCCTGTGTGGATTTTACAAGGGAAGACTGTATATCACGTGTCAGATCCACATAAATGtgacatgtttctgttttgttactTCTGTATTTTCCTTCCGATAAAGAATAATGAACAGATACAAAAATCACAGAGAAATTAGCTGGATAGTGGACAGTGAGGCAACGAGCAGACACATGAAGGATTTGTTTAATACAGAAGCAAAAGTGAAGCCTTTTCTGCTTCCACTTCGGCAGAATTAGACAACACTAGGCATGTGAAAAATCAGAACAAATCGTTtcagaatgaagacattttgcacatgtaaacatagctagtATGAAGATTTTTTGTTCACCCTTTGAATCCCATCACCTCTGTCTCTGTTCCCATCAGCCTCAGCCCAGTCATACATGGAAGAGGAAGAGTCTCAGAAGAAGCCTAATATCTTCTATGAGGACCTGAGgctcaaaaacagagaaaactatGAAGTCACACTCACCCAGAAGGCGGAGACACTGCACAAATCAACACCTGAGAAGGAACGAGAAAGACCCAAGAAAAATGGTAGGGTATGACtgcaaaaatgtgtaaaacacaTGCTGTGATTAGAAAAAGTTGAGGAATTGATGTGTGAGCGCACCGGCTCCAAGTAGTctgtgaaaaaatgttttttctttttcttacagagaagaagaacatcTATGGAGACGCCTGGGAGGAATGAGCCCTTTACCGAACTGATGTGATAATACATGTGCAGCTCACTCTCCCTTTTGTTCAAGTGTGACTAGGCCTCAGGTGCCATGCCAAGCTCTATGAGTCCGGTATCAGTACGAGTCAATTAAACCAAACTGTTTGCTGAATTAAACTCTCCAACACTGTGCTTTGTTATTGAttgcaatattaaaaaaaattataattcaGGAGCATTGAttgtaaataacacaaccaaaatgtaattttggtgCTTAATTTTACTGCTTTTCCAGTGCAAATTGCATTCTCAAAGCACACTACTTATATAAACAAAtgagcttgttttgtttttaatgtcacagaaaacaaaaatagcaaacaataaaaaaaaattgactatGGTATCAGCAGGATACCATCTGTTTTGCACCAGTATCTTATTATTCCTTGTCCTTTATTTAACATGGCAGTGTTTCTATCTAGGATATAATGCCATGTTAaagtttatatatacacatcttaatttttaaaataagaaaaaaaaatgcaaaagacaatgtataaaaaaaccaaaaacaatttTAAACTTGTGTACAGAGGTTACTTAACAGTTGACAGTTTATTTTACTCCCAAAACTGAAGATGCAGCTGGTGAACCGTTACTGTTGTTGTTCAGGAGTGGCAAATACAGCAGTAGTACTAAAATAGGGCTCATCTGTATATTAGTGGAGTGTTGTAAAGCATCCATATGAGAGAACATAACTAAAGCTGACCATGACTATGTGCATGGTGGCTGTGGTTGCAGCTATGGCCATGATTTAGCCCAAAGCTATGTGTTGACCCATGTCCATGAAGATGGAGAGGTGGTGTGGGACCAGACAGAGCACTGGCTGAGTTATGCCAGCCTTCATATGTTATGGTATCAGTAGCTTTAATGCTGGATAATGGAGCATAAGCCTGGACCGGGTAGGACCCAGGTGTTGGAGTGATGCGTGGAAGCAgacttttccttctttcctctgtGGAAGCAGGGACAAACAGGCCACCACTGATGCTCTTCAACAACCTGAAAGGCATCCTCTTCTCCAGAGCTTCAGCCCTGGCCTCGGACATGTTCAGGAGAGAGAACCATCCTTTCCCAAATGTCCACCCAACTAGGACAGCAATGATGTTACAAGGAAGGACACAATGGGGAACTAGGGCAGTGATGATTAGGAGAAGCAACCAGGGGAGAACCATGGTGGGGAAACTGACTCCACACAGGAATCCTTTAACCATCTTGGTGTGCATTGTAGTCAGAGCCACACAGGCCAGAGCCACAGGGACCAAGCCTTCAGCGTGGCTGCTGCCAGGGACCATGAGACCCAGAAAACTGTACAACAAGCCAgtggtggtggagaggaggaagaagacgaaAAGGAACCGGACCGTGCCAAAACCTTTCTCCAAGCTGCCACTGAGGAACACCAGGGCTGTGGCGTGCAGGAGAAGCTGGTCCAAGGTTTTATGATAGAAAGGATGAATAAAAAGCTTGTGGATGTGCCCGTGTTGAAAGACAGAGGCACCGACGCTGAACAGCCCCTGGGTTAAGTTGAAGTACGTTTGAAtaccaaacaaaacacacgaCGACAGGATCACTGTTAAAACTCCGCAGGTGACGACCGGAACTAAGTCTTTGACGACCTGGAACATCATCTTTaagtaatgtgtttttatcattttaccTAATAGTATCACAAGTGTTGAGGAGATTTAAGACACACCAACGGCGCTTCACTCGTCTCCACGcctccgaaacaggaagtactgTCTCACCAGATTCGCCAGGCTACGTTACACTTATCTTGGTAGACTGATAAAAtgtaaatcatattttttttacttatttttattcGACAACACGTAAACACCCGTTATGTGGTTTCTTACGGTAGAAGGTAGAAGTTTAAACAAGACGGGCTATAGTTATACAGGctaacttttgtgtttttccgGTCTAAccttacaaaaataaaacaatgactcGCGGTGGCAGtcttttgattaaaaatgttccgCTAATGTGGAGAACAATCaaaatatccatatatatagGTTATACTTGAGACAAAAC from Solea solea chromosome 10, fSolSol10.1, whole genome shotgun sequence includes the following:
- the rhbdd2 gene encoding rhomboid domain-containing protein 2, with translation MIKTHYLKMMFQVVKDLVPVVTCGVLTVILSSCVLFGIQTYFNLTQGLFSVGASVFQHGHIHKLFIHPFYHKTLDQLLLHATALVFLSGSLEKGFGTVRFLFVFFLLSTTTGLLYSFLGLMVPGSSHAEGLVPVALACVALTTMHTKMVKGFLCGVSFPTMVLPWLLLLIITALVPHCVLPCNIIAVLVGWTFGKGWFSLLNMSEARAEALEKRMPFRLLKSISGGLFVPASTEERRKSLLPRITPTPGSYPVQAYAPLSSIKATDTITYEGWHNSASALSGPTPPLHLHGHGSTHSFGLNHGHSCNHSHHAHSHGQL
- the LOC131466841 gene encoding OCIA domain-containing protein 1-like isoform X1 gives rise to the protein MSSTAPGYSEQQQQQQQQRRGAQLPVGLDYIPTEDEKAVFKQCNQESFWYRSVPFSVVGMAVTQALVARGILSASPRFGSLPKLAFAGLCGYVAGKMSYMKTCQEKFKRLENSPLGEVLRQRTGPPQQYSKGPQSEMSDPDTESFDPMFQSAEAPSQMSGFTRDNEYGFSQEPPVQTSKADDFSAPASAQSYMEEEESQKKPNIFYEDLRLKNRENYEVTLTQKAETLHKSTPEKERERPKKNEKKNIYGDAWEE
- the LOC131466841 gene encoding OCIA domain-containing protein 1-like isoform X2 is translated as MRRQCLNNATRRAFAVPFSVVGMAVTQALVARGILSASPRFGSLPKLAFAGLCGYVAGKMSYMKTCQEKFKRLENSPLGEVLRQRTGPPQQYSKGPQSEMSDPDTESFDPMFQSAEAPSQMSGFTRDNEYGFSQEPPVQTSKADDFSAPASAQSYMEEEESQKKPNIFYEDLRLKNRENYEVTLTQKAETLHKSTPEKERERPKKNEKKNIYGDAWEE